A stretch of the Notamacropus eugenii isolate mMacEug1 chromosome 2, mMacEug1.pri_v2, whole genome shotgun sequence genome encodes the following:
- the LOC140523578 gene encoding olfactory receptor 2V1-like translates to MEPWLNHSTLGDFILLGIFSHTQTDLVLFSAVLVVFTVALAGNILLLFLIYCDAQLHTPMYFFLSHLSLMDLSLICTIVPKMADSFISERKSISFIGCGLQIGFFATLVGSEGLLLGLMAYDRYVAINRPLRYHVIMSQQVCHQIVGSSWVFGTLDGIIQVVGAMSFPSCGSREVDHFFCEMLALLKLACADTSLYDTLNYVCCVFMLFFPFSIIVASYAKILRAVINMNSTQARQKALTTCSSHLAAVSLFFGAAMFIYLRAKRYRAPAHDKMISLFYTILTPMLNPLIYSLRNREVMKALRKRLSHWVTGC, encoded by the coding sequence ATGGAGCCCTGGTTGAACCATTCAACTTTAGGTGATTTCATCCTCTTGGGCATCTTCTCACACACTCAAACTGATCTTGTTCTTTTCTCTGCTGTCCTGGTGGTCTTCACAGTGGCCTTGGCTGGAAATATCCTTCTTCTGTTCCTGATCTATTGTGATGCTCAGCTCCATactcccatgtactttttccttagCCATCTCTCCCTTATGGACCTCAGTCTGATCTGTACCATTGTACCCAAGATGGCTGACAGTTTTATAAGTGAAAGAAAGTCAATTTCTTTCATTGGATGTGGGCTGCAGATAGGCTTCTTTGCTACCCTAGTTGGCTCTGAGGGCCTTCTACTGGGCCTGATGGCTTATGATCGCTATGTGGCCATCAACCGCCCTCTACGTTACCATGTCATTATGAGCCAACAAGTGTGCCATCAGATTGTTGGTAGTTCTTGGGTCTTTGGAACTCTAGATGGGATAATCCAGGTAGTGGGAGCCATGAGTTTCCCCTCCTGTGGTTCTCGAGAGGTGGATCACTTTTTCTGTGAGATGCTAGCTTTGTTGAAGCTGGCCTGTGCTGACACATCTCTCTATGACACCTTAAATTATGTTTGCTGTGTCTTCAtgctcttcttccctttttccataATTGTGGCTTCCTATGCCAAAATCCTGAGAGCTGTAATCAACATGAATTCTACCCAGGCACGTCAAAAAGCTCTGACCACCTGTTCATCCCATCTGGctgctgtctctctcttttttggggcAGCCATGTTTATCTACCTACGGGCCAAGCGCTATCGTGCTCCTGCTCATGACAAGATGATCTCCCTCTTCTACACAATCCTCACACCCATGCTCAACCCCTTGATTTACAGTCTGAGGAACCGTGAGGTGATGAAGGCATTGAGGAAGAGACTGAGCCACTGGGTTACTGGCTGCTAG